In a single window of the Sander lucioperca isolate FBNREF2018 chromosome 19, SLUC_FBN_1.2, whole genome shotgun sequence genome:
- the dpf3 gene encoding zinc finger protein DPF3 isoform X3, which translates to MPFLDSQTGVAQNNCYIWMEKCHRQPGQAAGQMYTYPARCWRKKRRLHPPLDPQLRLCELRLEAELAPKREGPPGEATALEALLRGDSLLEKKNNICKEEETLLEIQRVLEAEENGDGLHDDEDFDVDTPKRKNRNRGKNRGSSRRRTEPVNIDDQDKPYVCDNRYKQKHNSKKAEEVCGKRYKNRPGLSYHYTHTHLAEEEGEEEKETEMAPSPPYNADNHKPQKGPDGSIIPNDYCDFCLGDQDSNRKTGQAEELVSCSDCGRSGHPTCLQFTDNMMQAVRTYQWQCIECKSCSLCGTSENDDQLLFCDDCDRGYHMYCLKPPMTKPPEGSWSCHVCLDLLKDKASAYGEA; encoded by the exons ATGCCCTTCCTGGACTCGCAAACTGGTGTAGCACAGAACAACTGCTACATCTGGATGGAAAAGTGCCACCGCCAGCCAG gccaGGCAGCAGGACAGATGTATACCTACCCTGCTCGTTGCTGGAGAAAGAAGAGGCGACTCCACCCTCCCCTGGATCCCCAGCTCCGCCTCTGTGAGCTTCGACTAG AAGCTGAACTGGCCCCTAAGCGCGAGGGGCCCCCAGGGGAGGCCACAGCTTTGGAGGCCCTCCTGAGGGGGGACAGTctgctggagaaaaaaaacaacatctgtAAGGAGGAGGAAACGTTGCTGGAAATACAG AGAGTTCTGGAGGCGGAGGAAAATGGGGACGGTCTCCATGATGACGAAGACTTTGACGTGGATACTCCAAAGAGAAAGAACAGAAACAGAGGCAAA AACAGAGGATCCAGTCGCAGGAGGACAGAGCCCGTTAACATCGACGACCAGGATAAACCTTACGTCTGTGACA ATAGATACAAACAAAAGCATAACTCAAAAAAGGCTGAAGAAG TCTGTGGAAAGCGCTACAAGAACCGGCCTGGCCTAAGCTACCACTACACCCACACTCACCTGGCAGAGGAGGAGGGCgaggaggagaaggaaacaGAGATGGCCCCATCTCCTCCATACAACGCAGACAACCACAAAC CTCAAAAAGGCCCAGATGGCAGCATCATCCCCAACGACTACTGTGACTTCTGCTTGGGAGACCAGGACTCCAACAGGAAGACAGGCCAGGCTGAGGAGCTGGTGTCCTGCTCTGACTGCGGACGCTCCG GTCACCCCACATGTCTGCAGTTCACTGATAACATGATGCAGGCAGTGAGGACGTACCAGTGGCAGTGCATAGAGTGCAAGTCTTGCAGCCTTTGTGGCACCTCAGAGAACGAT GACCAGCTGCTGTTCTGTGATGACTGTGACAGAGGATACCACATGTACTGCCTGAAGCCTCCAATGACCAAGCCTCCAGAAG GGAGCTGGAGCTGTCACGTGTGTCTGGACCTGTTAAAAGACAAGGCCTCAGCCTATGGAGAAGCATAA
- the dpf3 gene encoding zinc finger protein DPF3 isoform X2, with the protein MATVIHNPLKSLGDQFYKEAIEHCRSYNARLCAERSVRMPFLDSQTGVAQNNCYIWMEKCHRQPGQAAGQMYTYPARCWRKKRRLHPPLDPQLRLCELRLEAELAPKREGPPGEATALEALLRGDSLLEKKNNICKEEETLLEIQRVLEAEENGDGLHDDEDFDVDTPKRKNRNRGKNRGSSRRRTEPVNIDDQDKPYVCDICGKRYKNRPGLSYHYTHTHLAEEEGEEEKETEMAPSPPYNADNHKPQKGPDGSIIPNDYCDFCLGDQDSNRKTGQAEELVSCSDCGRSGHPTCLQFTDNMMQAVRTYQWQCIECKSCSLCGTSENDDQLLFCDDCDRGYHMYCLKPPMTKPPEGSWSCHVCLDLLKDKASAYGEA; encoded by the exons ATGGCGACTGTCATTCATAATCCTCTAAAATC GCTTGGTGACCAGTTCTACAAGGAGGCTATCGAACACTGCCGCAGCTACAATGCCCGTCTCTGTGCCGAACGCAGTGTGCGCATGCCCTTCCTGGACTCGCAAACTGGTGTAGCACAGAACAACTGCTACATCTGGATGGAAAAGTGCCACCGCCAGCCAG gccaGGCAGCAGGACAGATGTATACCTACCCTGCTCGTTGCTGGAGAAAGAAGAGGCGACTCCACCCTCCCCTGGATCCCCAGCTCCGCCTCTGTGAGCTTCGACTAG AAGCTGAACTGGCCCCTAAGCGCGAGGGGCCCCCAGGGGAGGCCACAGCTTTGGAGGCCCTCCTGAGGGGGGACAGTctgctggagaaaaaaaacaacatctgtAAGGAGGAGGAAACGTTGCTGGAAATACAG AGAGTTCTGGAGGCGGAGGAAAATGGGGACGGTCTCCATGATGACGAAGACTTTGACGTGGATACTCCAAAGAGAAAGAACAGAAACAGAGGCAAA AACAGAGGATCCAGTCGCAGGAGGACAGAGCCCGTTAACATCGACGACCAGGATAAACCTTACGTCTGTGACA TCTGTGGAAAGCGCTACAAGAACCGGCCTGGCCTAAGCTACCACTACACCCACACTCACCTGGCAGAGGAGGAGGGCgaggaggagaaggaaacaGAGATGGCCCCATCTCCTCCATACAACGCAGACAACCACAAAC CTCAAAAAGGCCCAGATGGCAGCATCATCCCCAACGACTACTGTGACTTCTGCTTGGGAGACCAGGACTCCAACAGGAAGACAGGCCAGGCTGAGGAGCTGGTGTCCTGCTCTGACTGCGGACGCTCCG GTCACCCCACATGTCTGCAGTTCACTGATAACATGATGCAGGCAGTGAGGACGTACCAGTGGCAGTGCATAGAGTGCAAGTCTTGCAGCCTTTGTGGCACCTCAGAGAACGAT GACCAGCTGCTGTTCTGTGATGACTGTGACAGAGGATACCACATGTACTGCCTGAAGCCTCCAATGACCAAGCCTCCAGAAG GGAGCTGGAGCTGTCACGTGTGTCTGGACCTGTTAAAAGACAAGGCCTCAGCCTATGGAGAAGCATAA
- the dpf3 gene encoding zinc finger protein DPF3 isoform X1 codes for MATVIHNPLKSLGDQFYKEAIEHCRSYNARLCAERSVRMPFLDSQTGVAQNNCYIWMEKCHRQPGQAAGQMYTYPARCWRKKRRLHPPLDPQLRLCELRLEAELAPKREGPPGEATALEALLRGDSLLEKKNNICKEEETLLEIQRVLEAEENGDGLHDDEDFDVDTPKRKNRNRGKNRGSSRRRTEPVNIDDQDKPYVCDNRYKQKHNSKKAEEVCGKRYKNRPGLSYHYTHTHLAEEEGEEEKETEMAPSPPYNADNHKPQKGPDGSIIPNDYCDFCLGDQDSNRKTGQAEELVSCSDCGRSGHPTCLQFTDNMMQAVRTYQWQCIECKSCSLCGTSENDDQLLFCDDCDRGYHMYCLKPPMTKPPEGSWSCHVCLDLLKDKASAYGEA; via the exons ATGGCGACTGTCATTCATAATCCTCTAAAATC GCTTGGTGACCAGTTCTACAAGGAGGCTATCGAACACTGCCGCAGCTACAATGCCCGTCTCTGTGCCGAACGCAGTGTGCGCATGCCCTTCCTGGACTCGCAAACTGGTGTAGCACAGAACAACTGCTACATCTGGATGGAAAAGTGCCACCGCCAGCCAG gccaGGCAGCAGGACAGATGTATACCTACCCTGCTCGTTGCTGGAGAAAGAAGAGGCGACTCCACCCTCCCCTGGATCCCCAGCTCCGCCTCTGTGAGCTTCGACTAG AAGCTGAACTGGCCCCTAAGCGCGAGGGGCCCCCAGGGGAGGCCACAGCTTTGGAGGCCCTCCTGAGGGGGGACAGTctgctggagaaaaaaaacaacatctgtAAGGAGGAGGAAACGTTGCTGGAAATACAG AGAGTTCTGGAGGCGGAGGAAAATGGGGACGGTCTCCATGATGACGAAGACTTTGACGTGGATACTCCAAAGAGAAAGAACAGAAACAGAGGCAAA AACAGAGGATCCAGTCGCAGGAGGACAGAGCCCGTTAACATCGACGACCAGGATAAACCTTACGTCTGTGACA ATAGATACAAACAAAAGCATAACTCAAAAAAGGCTGAAGAAG TCTGTGGAAAGCGCTACAAGAACCGGCCTGGCCTAAGCTACCACTACACCCACACTCACCTGGCAGAGGAGGAGGGCgaggaggagaaggaaacaGAGATGGCCCCATCTCCTCCATACAACGCAGACAACCACAAAC CTCAAAAAGGCCCAGATGGCAGCATCATCCCCAACGACTACTGTGACTTCTGCTTGGGAGACCAGGACTCCAACAGGAAGACAGGCCAGGCTGAGGAGCTGGTGTCCTGCTCTGACTGCGGACGCTCCG GTCACCCCACATGTCTGCAGTTCACTGATAACATGATGCAGGCAGTGAGGACGTACCAGTGGCAGTGCATAGAGTGCAAGTCTTGCAGCCTTTGTGGCACCTCAGAGAACGAT GACCAGCTGCTGTTCTGTGATGACTGTGACAGAGGATACCACATGTACTGCCTGAAGCCTCCAATGACCAAGCCTCCAGAAG GGAGCTGGAGCTGTCACGTGTGTCTGGACCTGTTAAAAGACAAGGCCTCAGCCTATGGAGAAGCATAA